A stretch of Lathyrus oleraceus cultivar Zhongwan6 chromosome 6, CAAS_Psat_ZW6_1.0, whole genome shotgun sequence DNA encodes these proteins:
- the LOC127094506 gene encoding serine/threonine-protein phosphatase PP1 has protein sequence MERRVLDGIINRLLDVRGRPGKQVQLSEGEIKQLCMVSRDIFLKQPNLLELEAPIKICGDIHGQYSDLLSLFEHGGFPPRSNYLFLGDYVDRGKQSLETICLLLAYKIKYPENFFLLRGNHECASINRVYGFYDECKRRFNVRVWKIFSDCFNCLPVAAVVDDKIICMHGGLSPELHSLKQISNLPRPSEVPESGLLCDLLWSDPSKDVQGWGVNERGVSFTFGASKVAEFLRRHDLDLICRAHQVVEDGYEFFANRQLVTVFSAPNYCGEFDNAGAMMSVDETLMCSFQILKAVDHKMPKFGFRSATSFKKAFLGAKVRAD, from the exons ATGGAAAGAAGGGTTCTTGATGGTATCATTAATAGGTTGCTTGATGTTAGAGGAAGACCTGGCAAACAGGTTCAGCTTTCAGAGGGAGAAATTAAGCAACTTTGTATGGTTTCTAGAGATATCTTCTTGAAGCAGCCTAATCTGTTGGAACTTGAGGCACCAATTAAGATTTGTG GAGATATCCATGGTCAATATTCAGATCTATTAAGCCTATTTGAGCATGGTGGATTCCCTCCTCGTTCGAACTACTTGTTCTTAGGCGACTATGTAGACCGCGGAAAACAAAGCTTGGAAACAATATGTCTTCTTCTAGCTTACAAAATCAAATATCCTGAAAACTTCTTCCTTCTGAGAGGAAACCATGAATGCGCTTCGATAAATCGTGTCTATGGATTTTACGACGAATGTAAAAGGAGATTCAATGTAAGAGTATGGAAGATATTTTCAGACTGTTTCAACTGTTTGCCGGTCGCGGCTGTTGTTGACGACAAGATTATATGTATGCATGGTGGACTGTCACCTGAATTGCATAGTTTGAAACAGATAAGTAATTTGCCTAGGCCGAGTGAAGTTCCTGAAAGCGGTCTTTTATGCGATCTTCTGTGGTCTGATCCTAGTAAAGATGTTCAAGGTTGGGGAGTTAACGAACGCGGCGTTTCGTTTACTTTTGGTGCAAGTAAGGTTGCGGAGTTTCTTCGTAGGCATGATCTTGATTTGATTTGCAGAGCTCACCAG GTTGTTGAAGATGGATATGAGTTTTTTGCTAATAGACAACTTGTGACAGTTTTTTCTGCTCCTAATTACTGTGGAGAGTTTGACAATGCTGGAGCAATGATGAGTGTTGATGAAACACTTATGTGTTCTTTTCAGATATTAAAAGCTGTGGATCATAAAATGCCTAAGTTTGGTTTTAGGAGTGCCACTTCATTCAAG AAGGCATTTCTTGGGGCTAAAGTAAGAGCTGATTGA